A single Pseudomonas sp. HN11 DNA region contains:
- a CDS encoding SDR family NAD(P)-dependent oxidoreductase — protein sequence MSRKVALITGAASGIGQALAVAYARNGVAVVGGYYPADPHDPQTTISLVEEAGGECLMLPLDVGDTASVDALAAQAIQHFGRLDYAVANAGLLRRAPLLEMSDALWDEMLNVDLTGVMRTFRAATRHMHEGGALVAISSIAGGVYGWQEHSHYAAAKAGVPGLCRSLAVELAPRGIRCNAVIPGLIETPQSLDAKNSLGPQGLAKAARAIPLGRVGRADEVASLVQFLTSEASSYLTGQSIVIDGGLTVRWPD from the coding sequence ATGAGCCGTAAAGTAGCCTTGATTACCGGTGCCGCCAGCGGCATCGGCCAAGCCCTCGCCGTGGCCTATGCCCGTAATGGCGTGGCGGTGGTCGGCGGGTATTACCCGGCCGATCCCCATGACCCGCAGACCACCATCAGCCTGGTCGAAGAGGCGGGCGGAGAATGCCTGATGCTGCCGTTGGACGTGGGCGACACCGCTTCAGTCGATGCACTGGCCGCGCAAGCCATCCAGCATTTCGGCCGACTGGATTACGCCGTGGCCAACGCCGGCCTGCTGCGCCGCGCACCGTTGCTGGAGATGTCCGACGCGCTGTGGGACGAAATGCTCAATGTCGACCTTACGGGGGTGATGCGCACCTTTCGCGCGGCGACCCGGCATATGCATGAAGGCGGTGCGCTCGTGGCGATTTCGTCGATTGCCGGCGGCGTGTATGGCTGGCAGGAACATAGCCATTACGCGGCGGCCAAGGCCGGCGTGCCGGGGTTGTGCCGGTCGCTGGCGGTGGAGTTGGCGCCGCGGGGGATTCGTTGCAATGCAGTGATTCCGGGGCTGATCGAGACGCCGCAGTCGCTGGATGCGAAGAACTCGCTGGGGCCGCAGGGGTTGGCGAAAGCGGCGCGGGCGATACCGCTGGGCCGGGTAGGGCGGGCGGATGAAGTGGCGTCGCTGGTGCAGTTTTTGACCAGTGAGGCGTCGAGCTACCTGACCGGGCAAAGCATCGTCATCGACGGCGGCCTGACCGTGCGCTGGCCGGACTGA